In Marinobacter sp. LQ44, the following are encoded in one genomic region:
- a CDS encoding pilus assembly protein TadG-related protein, which yields MNKSRQQGVLIFATPLLLALVFIFVTLLIDGSRLLMMRSQMQSIVNSAATAAADEAQACGGTDATWASMQQRALLAAEAAGFDGEASDLEILPGVLRPGETATSPMRFASRNPGTEMAQTNATLVRYTRTEPVSFLLPQKLFPPITISADAVARKEVYATLSAAGSTATVEDGLLGALIGSVLGMPGYSLDATALNSLENTLIGLGDLLAALGIDELTDLVDEPLLDVLDAVVTLAGGTVTPAGRVIDDLTSAVGLGGLDASAIFEVLAEPPPPRQTTVPVYDFVISLVMNSVRASNQAGNGLLSLDLDTSDSALLNSLVGSESLLAGLDVSLGLWVDEPPKIVIGPARQDSNGQWMTRVAAADIALDARIAVDLSSSLVNTVTYWLNLMSLGSLDVKLLGGGDDAIQIPLAVRVGGGEAVFEGAECAKGNSNATSFDFRMQGGVANAESGAIDPVTQQFVPEPIYAPILDVEAKFLGLVTVVDMDVCLSAEADVDIGSSASYESLESYNLYCPGGVCETAGLSSTGGINNVDVAVNNLSLLNCTGSASSGEQDILDELSGALLTPFTNVLSTVSEGVVTSLVSPLLSALGADLGGMQLRVLGAEQTGSQLVENVVFDE from the coding sequence ATGAATAAGAGCCGGCAGCAGGGCGTTCTGATTTTTGCAACACCGTTGCTACTGGCATTGGTGTTCATCTTCGTGACCCTGCTGATCGACGGCTCACGACTGCTGATGATGCGGTCCCAAATGCAGTCTATTGTGAACTCCGCTGCCACCGCCGCGGCTGATGAAGCCCAGGCCTGTGGCGGCACAGATGCCACCTGGGCTTCCATGCAGCAACGCGCCCTGCTAGCGGCCGAAGCAGCAGGCTTTGACGGCGAGGCGAGCGATCTGGAAATCCTCCCCGGCGTGCTGCGCCCCGGTGAAACCGCCACCAGCCCCATGCGGTTCGCCAGCCGCAACCCGGGTACGGAAATGGCCCAGACCAACGCCACCCTGGTGCGTTATACCCGCACCGAGCCCGTTTCTTTCCTGCTGCCACAGAAACTGTTCCCGCCCATCACCATTTCCGCCGATGCCGTTGCCCGCAAAGAGGTCTACGCCACCCTGAGTGCCGCCGGCTCAACCGCCACGGTGGAGGATGGTCTGCTGGGGGCATTGATTGGCAGCGTGCTGGGTATGCCCGGTTACAGCTTGGATGCCACCGCCCTCAACAGCCTTGAGAATACCTTGATCGGCCTCGGGGACCTGCTGGCAGCTCTTGGTATCGACGAACTGACCGATCTGGTCGACGAGCCGCTTCTGGATGTGCTGGATGCCGTGGTAACGCTTGCCGGTGGAACGGTTACTCCGGCTGGCCGGGTGATTGATGATCTCACGTCTGCTGTTGGCCTTGGCGGCCTGGACGCGTCTGCAATCTTTGAAGTATTGGCGGAGCCCCCACCTCCGCGGCAGACTACTGTTCCGGTCTACGATTTCGTGATCAGCCTGGTTATGAACAGCGTTCGCGCTTCAAATCAGGCGGGAAATGGTTTGCTGTCACTGGACCTGGATACCTCCGATTCAGCGTTGCTGAACAGCCTTGTTGGTTCCGAAAGCCTGCTGGCTGGTCTGGACGTATCGCTGGGTTTATGGGTGGATGAACCGCCGAAAATTGTCATCGGGCCGGCCCGGCAAGACAGTAACGGACAATGGATGACCCGTGTAGCGGCAGCCGATATTGCCCTGGATGCACGAATTGCAGTGGATCTGAGCTCATCGCTGGTCAACACCGTGACCTACTGGCTCAATCTGATGTCACTGGGTTCGCTGGACGTAAAACTTCTGGGCGGCGGCGACGACGCTATCCAGATCCCGCTCGCCGTGCGCGTTGGCGGTGGCGAAGCGGTGTTCGAGGGTGCGGAGTGCGCCAAGGGTAACAGCAACGCCACCAGCTTTGACTTCCGAATGCAGGGTGGGGTTGCGAACGCCGAATCCGGGGCGATAGACCCGGTAACCCAGCAATTTGTGCCAGAGCCCATCTACGCCCCCATACTGGATGTGGAAGCCAAGTTTCTTGGCCTGGTCACGGTCGTGGATATGGATGTCTGCCTGAGCGCAGAAGCAGATGTGGATATCGGTTCCAGCGCGTCTTATGAAAGCCTGGAAAGCTATAACCTGTATTGCCCGGGAGGTGTGTGTGAAACCGCGGGCTTATCGTCCACTGGCGGTATCAATAACGTAGATGTTGCGGTGAATAACCTCTCATTGCTCAACTGCACCGGTTCTGCGTCCAGTGGCGAACAGGACATTCTTGATGAGCTGAGCGGCGCTCTTCTGACCCCGTTCACCAACGTGCTCTCGACCGTTTCTGAAGGCGTTGTCACCAGCCTGGTCTCTCCACTGCTCTCCGCCCTGGGCGCAGACCTCGGCGGCATGCAACTGCGGGTACTGGGCGCGGAACAAACTGGCTCGCAACTGGTAGAGAATGTAGTCTTTGACGAATAA
- a CDS encoding tetratricopeptide repeat protein, with protein MAAKLGVISLGLALAGCSSMAATGTGSTGTAKTSGSLDNGVYLINCSEVAQPEHRVELDAIDAAMEDRQYYAALARLEGLSFDTQAHWLRWAQLLGQVDQLEYSEEVFRAIVDECNSYQALHGLGVVQVKKDNTLEAIELLTKAKAQAPANADIRNDLGYALMRAGRYDRAAFELRTAYELSRGRASTRQNLIAAYYLNGGDAAIKQLQQQIGLTEEHIAAGKRQASQLAGLSFEQQSDSTVSRILETQSEQPARGGELSEPVVIQTLERLKESFQQPIPQRIGESTRDE; from the coding sequence ATGGCAGCGAAGCTAGGCGTTATAAGCTTGGGCCTGGCGCTGGCGGGTTGTTCCTCCATGGCCGCCACGGGCACAGGCAGCACCGGGACAGCCAAAACGAGCGGTTCGCTGGATAACGGGGTTTACCTGATCAACTGCTCCGAGGTGGCGCAGCCCGAGCACCGGGTAGAGCTGGACGCCATCGACGCCGCCATGGAAGACCGCCAGTACTACGCTGCACTGGCCCGGCTGGAGGGGCTGTCGTTCGACACCCAGGCCCATTGGCTACGCTGGGCTCAGCTACTGGGGCAGGTAGACCAACTGGAGTATTCCGAGGAAGTGTTCCGGGCCATCGTGGACGAATGCAATTCCTACCAGGCTTTGCATGGGCTGGGCGTGGTGCAGGTGAAAAAGGACAACACCCTCGAAGCCATCGAGCTGCTGACCAAGGCCAAAGCCCAGGCACCGGCCAATGCTGACATCCGCAACGACCTCGGCTACGCCCTGATGCGCGCCGGCCGCTATGACCGCGCGGCGTTTGAATTACGCACCGCCTACGAACTGTCGCGGGGCAGGGCATCCACCCGGCAGAACCTGATTGCCGCCTATTACCTGAACGGTGGCGATGCGGCGATCAAGCAGTTGCAGCAGCAGATCGGCCTGACCGAAGAACACATTGCCGCAGGCAAACGTCAGGCCAGCCAATTGGCCGGCCTCTCTTTTGAGCAACAATCGGACTCAACGGTTTCCCGGATTCTGGAAACCCAATCTGAACAGCCTGCCAGGGGCGGTGAGCTGAGCGAGCCGGTGGTTATACAGACCCTGGAGCGACTGAAAGAGTCTTTCCAGCAACCGATACCGCAACGCATAGGTGAGTCTACCCGCGATGAATAA
- a CDS encoding type II secretion system F family protein, with amino-acid sequence MADLALILAAMLAVLAVIAGVYGAPRWALKARVSARLRRERIAMDTGQAESPYSEFLMWLVDRKLFASDFRELEPALDATGKTPLQARQHYLFWCWLVPFGVAAAAFWWLEFVMAALVLLAAFYLPRRFARSAGEDAEKLQNREAIELCHMTRMLLEAGLSPERSLKLISHQARDLMPRLIHRIDRFNRVMESGADRTAALDELGRNRNLTVLRHYVALMKQSGTLGSKVAGGLDQIVEEAQHEERSKLKEETNKIGARMTIIMMIFMLPSLFMLIGGPAVLSILDAFQR; translated from the coding sequence GTGGCTGATCTTGCCCTGATTCTGGCCGCCATGCTGGCGGTATTAGCGGTGATTGCCGGTGTTTACGGGGCACCGCGCTGGGCTCTCAAAGCCCGGGTGAGCGCCCGTTTGCGCCGTGAGCGAATTGCCATGGACACCGGGCAGGCGGAATCCCCCTACAGCGAATTTCTGATGTGGCTGGTAGACAGGAAGCTCTTCGCGTCGGATTTCCGGGAACTGGAACCGGCCCTGGACGCCACCGGCAAAACGCCCCTCCAGGCCCGTCAACATTATCTGTTCTGGTGCTGGTTGGTGCCATTCGGTGTTGCCGCTGCCGCCTTCTGGTGGCTGGAGTTCGTCATGGCCGCCCTGGTACTGCTGGCAGCCTTCTACCTACCCAGGCGCTTTGCCCGCAGTGCCGGTGAAGACGCCGAAAAACTGCAGAACCGCGAAGCCATCGAACTCTGCCACATGACCCGAATGCTGCTGGAGGCCGGCCTGAGCCCAGAGCGCTCCCTGAAGCTGATCTCCCATCAGGCTCGGGATCTCATGCCCCGACTGATTCACCGCATTGACCGGTTCAACCGCGTTATGGAAAGCGGGGCAGACCGCACCGCCGCCCTGGACGAGCTGGGCCGAAACCGAAATCTCACCGTGTTGCGGCATTACGTGGCCCTGATGAAACAGTCCGGCACCCTGGGCTCCAAGGTAGCCGGCGGGCTGGACCAGATAGTGGAAGAAGCCCAGCACGAAGAACGCAGCAAACTGAAAGAAGAAACCAACAAGATTGGCGCCCGAATGACCATCATCATGATGATCTTCATGCTGCCGTCTCTGTTCATGTTAATCGGCGGGCCGGCGGTATTGTCGATACTTGATGCATTCCAGCGATAG
- a CDS encoding type II secretion system F family protein, translated as MNTQLIWLLCLMAGVAAVLVIMLQLTLSRLLAADDIKKRTARRLAPEVRVEQKPSVIDLGPLQSVLLRAGFRVSGARILLQAIILLATLLAVFILQGLVEVLVSLFFVITALVTTWRVKFERQRRQIFEELPGILDGMLRSISVGRSVEQSIVNAFSDASPVFDPMVFRLKNAVSQGRDYTLVLDAFARFYQVPAFTQIAIALRTSSRFGSSVKPVLFEVAKAIRSQQELRREFMAATAETRFTAIVFAIMPPGLAVYMVVLNEQFSEKLLHSEVGHTLLMVSGGLQLLGIVMIWNLIRGVGRG; from the coding sequence GTGAATACCCAGCTGATCTGGCTGCTGTGCCTGATGGCCGGCGTAGCTGCGGTGCTGGTGATCATGCTGCAGCTCACCCTGAGCCGCCTGCTGGCCGCCGATGACATCAAAAAACGCACGGCCCGGCGCCTGGCTCCGGAAGTAAGAGTGGAGCAAAAGCCATCGGTGATTGACCTCGGGCCACTGCAAAGCGTGCTGCTACGAGCGGGTTTTCGGGTATCCGGTGCCAGAATCCTGCTGCAGGCGATCATTCTACTGGCAACACTGTTAGCCGTATTTATCTTGCAGGGGCTTGTCGAAGTGCTGGTATCCCTGTTTTTTGTGATCACTGCCCTGGTGACCACCTGGCGGGTAAAATTCGAGCGCCAGCGACGGCAGATTTTCGAGGAACTGCCCGGCATTCTCGATGGCATGCTGCGCTCCATTTCCGTTGGTCGCTCCGTGGAACAAAGCATCGTCAACGCCTTCAGCGATGCCTCCCCGGTGTTTGATCCCATGGTGTTCCGGCTTAAAAACGCCGTCAGCCAGGGTAGGGATTACACCCTGGTGCTGGATGCCTTCGCCCGTTTCTACCAGGTTCCTGCATTTACCCAGATCGCCATTGCTCTGAGAACCTCCTCCCGTTTTGGTTCTTCGGTCAAGCCCGTGCTGTTTGAAGTCGCCAAGGCCATTCGTTCCCAGCAGGAGCTGCGCCGGGAGTTCATGGCTGCCACAGCGGAAACCCGGTTCACCGCCATTGTCTTTGCCATCATGCCCCCGGGCCTGGCGGTTTACATGGTGGTGCTGAACGAACAGTTCTCCGAGAAACTGCTGCACTCGGAGGTGGGGCATACCCTGTTAATGGTGTCTGGCGGCCTGCAACTGTTGGGCATAGTGATGATCTGGAACCTGATCAGGGGGGTAGGCCGTGGCTGA
- a CDS encoding CpaF family protein translates to MATRIDDDYQNLKKNVHTHVVERLDEGGIEVERVDAQQLHRFIQSTVDQYVSVNRIPLAMADHTMLVREMVDEVVGFGPLEPLLADDQVNDILINGARSVFVEIAGVLQKVQVRFIDDDHVLRIIRRILAPLGRRLDESSPMVDARLPDGSRVNAIIPPIALDGPSMSIRKFSSKHLTANQLVNMGSMTRECLDLLAGIVESRRNLLVSGGTGTGKTTILNLLSEFIPQDERIVTIEDSAELQLNHLHIVRLETRPANTEGTGRVTARDLIVNALRMRPDRVIVGEVRSGEIIELLQAMNTGHEGSMSTIHSNSAKDALIRIETLLAVNGYDAGERAIARLIGSSLDVVVQLTRLPNGRRLVSEVVALRPTNDDPYRMETLYRSSELDWLAPEDTGVAP, encoded by the coding sequence ATGGCAACCCGTATTGACGACGATTACCAGAACCTGAAAAAGAACGTGCATACCCATGTGGTGGAGCGCCTGGACGAAGGGGGCATCGAAGTTGAACGGGTAGACGCCCAGCAGTTGCACCGGTTCATCCAGTCCACGGTGGACCAGTATGTCTCCGTTAACCGCATCCCCCTGGCCATGGCCGACCACACCATGCTGGTGCGGGAAATGGTGGATGAAGTCGTCGGCTTTGGCCCGCTGGAGCCCTTGCTGGCGGATGACCAGGTGAACGACATCCTGATCAACGGCGCCCGCAGCGTATTCGTGGAAATCGCCGGCGTGCTCCAGAAAGTGCAGGTGCGGTTTATCGACGACGACCACGTGTTGCGCATCATTCGCCGCATCCTGGCCCCCCTCGGGCGCCGGCTGGACGAAAGCAGCCCCATGGTGGATGCCCGCCTGCCGGACGGCTCCCGGGTGAATGCCATCATCCCGCCCATCGCGCTGGATGGGCCGTCTATGTCCATCCGTAAATTCTCCAGCAAACACCTGACCGCCAACCAGCTGGTTAACATGGGTTCCATGACCCGGGAGTGCCTGGACCTGCTGGCGGGTATTGTGGAATCCCGGCGCAACCTGCTGGTCAGCGGCGGTACCGGCACCGGTAAAACCACCATCCTGAACCTGCTCAGTGAGTTTATTCCCCAAGACGAGCGCATCGTCACCATCGAAGATTCCGCCGAGCTGCAGCTGAACCACCTGCACATCGTGCGCCTGGAAACTCGCCCAGCCAACACCGAAGGCACCGGCCGGGTCACCGCCCGGGATTTGATTGTCAATGCCCTGCGGATGCGGCCAGACCGGGTAATTGTGGGCGAGGTACGCTCCGGTGAAATCATCGAGCTGTTGCAGGCCATGAACACCGGCCACGAAGGCTCTATGAGCACCATCCACTCCAACTCAGCGAAAGATGCGCTGATTCGTATTGAAACTCTGCTGGCGGTGAACGGCTACGACGCCGGCGAACGGGCCATCGCCCGGTTGATTGGTTCCTCCCTGGATGTGGTGGTTCAGCTCACCCGTCTGCCCAATGGCCGCCGGCTGGTGAGTGAAGTGGTGGCTCTGCGCCCCACCAACGACGACCCCTACCGCATGGAAACCCTGTACCGCTCCAGCGAACTGGACTGGCTGGCGCCGGAAGATACCGGGGTTGCCCCGTGA
- a CDS encoding type II and III secretion system protein family protein, translating to MYANASSHLKDLCRALAITLVGLCSFPATSAAAEADRVSVAPGEQHVLTFMKPLEKLSVSNPDVVSVTATGKQEVLVTAEAQGSAIVRAWLKGETSPRQTNFQVSDLLGAKNPLPMQVQTDIRVVEVNRSELNTLGVYYSRLFNGGNNSVTIAPPGSGATRGFPGASAAGVPGVGAEGFNLFSFGSSSLSIINALESGGFAYTLAEPSLVSLSGQTATFLSGGEFPIPVSSRDGDIQIEFKEFGVSLALTPTVVSEDQIILKVAPEVSELDFSSGVATGGVAVPGLRIRRTETMVSMASGESFIISGLVSRSTTNTSDRLPGLGNIPILGAFFRSDRIASEDKELIMVVTPRLVSPQRKLPADVRNFGKEYEYSSTGWLDMVINSRSAGEPIESGLSW from the coding sequence ATGTACGCTAATGCCTCTTCACACCTGAAAGACCTGTGCCGGGCCCTGGCCATCACCCTGGTAGGGCTGTGCTCATTTCCTGCGACCTCGGCAGCGGCAGAGGCCGACCGGGTATCCGTGGCCCCGGGCGAGCAACACGTGCTGACCTTTATGAAACCGCTGGAAAAGCTCTCAGTGTCCAATCCGGATGTGGTGTCGGTCACCGCCACCGGCAAACAGGAAGTGCTGGTGACAGCAGAAGCCCAGGGTTCCGCCATTGTCCGCGCCTGGCTGAAAGGCGAAACCAGCCCGCGCCAGACCAATTTTCAGGTGTCTGACCTTCTGGGGGCCAAAAACCCGTTGCCCATGCAGGTGCAAACCGACATTCGCGTGGTGGAAGTGAACCGCTCCGAGCTCAATACACTGGGCGTTTATTATTCGCGACTGTTCAACGGTGGCAACAACAGCGTCACCATTGCCCCACCGGGCAGCGGTGCCACCCGGGGCTTCCCCGGCGCTTCAGCAGCCGGTGTTCCGGGCGTGGGCGCCGAAGGCTTCAACCTGTTCAGCTTTGGTTCAAGCTCCCTCAGCATCATCAACGCCCTGGAATCCGGCGGTTTTGCCTACACCCTGGCGGAGCCCTCGCTGGTCAGCCTCAGTGGCCAGACCGCCACTTTCCTCTCCGGCGGCGAGTTTCCCATCCCCGTGTCCTCCCGGGATGGCGATATCCAGATCGAATTCAAGGAGTTCGGTGTCAGCCTGGCGCTCACACCCACCGTGGTCAGTGAAGACCAGATCATCCTGAAAGTGGCACCGGAAGTCAGTGAGCTGGATTTCTCATCCGGCGTTGCCACCGGCGGTGTTGCCGTGCCCGGTTTGCGCATTCGCCGCACCGAAACCATGGTGTCCATGGCCTCAGGCGAGAGCTTCATCATCAGTGGCCTGGTCAGCCGCTCCACCACCAATACCAGCGACCGCCTGCCGGGCTTGGGCAACATTCCGATTCTTGGCGCGTTCTTCCGGTCAGACCGCATCGCCTCCGAGGACAAGGAGCTGATCATGGTGGTCACCCCCAGGCTGGTCAGCCCGCAGCGAAAGCTGCCGGCGGATGTTCGCAACTTCGGTAAAGAGTATGAGTACAGCAGCACCGGCTGGCTGGACATGGTGATCAACAGTCGCAGTGCAGGCGAGCCGATCGAAAGCGGCCTGAGCTGGTAA
- the cpaB gene encoding Flp pilus assembly protein CpaB, translating into MRSKFVYAAPSLVLALAAIGLALYGLMQSPEIPVATPSAEQAPAQAVEEKEAAPVFRYLVAIEDLEAGTVLAQEQFQEFELPAALESALSPDQAPFGTALNRPLKAGMVLSQSSIDSGTPLQSSLADGARAMAFELNSLSSIGGLIQPGDQVDIYATFKGSGGTDTGTTRLMRNVEVLAVRGALEPGTDASDDAQRRNQTMVLSVPQADVARLVLAASESRLSFVAARPELKATGEEAPDDIAGKAAEEQQISLLTDIRPSARPKPVPAQQTRQAPARNPGQEVKIYEGSGARSVYVR; encoded by the coding sequence ATGAGGTCAAAGTTCGTATACGCAGCGCCCTCCCTGGTACTGGCACTGGCCGCCATTGGCCTTGCCCTCTACGGGCTGATGCAATCTCCTGAAATACCCGTAGCCACCCCGTCAGCGGAACAGGCGCCGGCCCAGGCGGTAGAGGAGAAAGAGGCGGCACCGGTTTTCCGCTATCTGGTCGCCATTGAGGACCTGGAAGCCGGCACCGTGCTCGCGCAGGAACAGTTCCAGGAGTTTGAACTGCCGGCGGCCCTGGAAAGCGCTCTCTCCCCCGATCAAGCCCCGTTTGGAACGGCCCTCAACAGACCACTTAAAGCGGGCATGGTGCTGTCGCAATCCAGTATTGATTCGGGCACGCCGCTGCAATCGTCCCTGGCCGACGGCGCTCGCGCCATGGCCTTTGAACTGAACTCTCTGTCCAGCATCGGCGGGTTGATCCAGCCGGGCGACCAAGTGGATATCTACGCGACCTTCAAGGGTTCTGGCGGAACCGATACCGGCACCACCCGCCTGATGCGCAATGTCGAGGTGCTGGCAGTGCGCGGTGCCCTGGAGCCCGGCACTGACGCCAGTGATGACGCCCAACGCCGAAACCAGACCATGGTGCTGTCGGTACCGCAGGCAGATGTAGCCCGGCTGGTCCTCGCCGCTTCGGAATCGCGACTGAGTTTTGTTGCCGCCAGGCCAGAGCTGAAAGCCACTGGCGAAGAAGCACCAGATGACATCGCCGGCAAAGCGGCGGAAGAACAGCAAATCAGCCTGCTAACAGACATCCGCCCCAGTGCCAGGCCCAAGCCTGTGCCCGCACAGCAAACCCGGCAAGCCCCGGCCAGAAACCCCGGCCAGGAGGTCAAGATCTATGAAGGTTCCGGCGCAAGGAGTGTCTATGTACGCTAA
- a CDS encoding TadE/TadG family type IV pilus assembly protein codes for MIIKKEKGVIALEFLLVFPMILAIIYGAAGYGVLFYNKYQMQVAVDRAASAVFSLDRREHSTFADNAVAYSSEVLTALSGRLPAAAADHLATRECGVVNHGGVQLLECVLVADAGDSSFMPQVRFAGIGAFPPMPSQLTARSAIAF; via the coding sequence ATGATCATAAAAAAAGAAAAAGGCGTTATTGCTCTGGAGTTTCTGCTGGTCTTCCCGATGATTCTTGCAATCATCTATGGGGCGGCGGGATACGGGGTGCTCTTCTATAACAAGTACCAGATGCAGGTAGCCGTCGATCGCGCCGCATCGGCCGTATTCTCGCTCGACCGGCGGGAGCACAGCACCTTTGCAGACAACGCCGTAGCCTATAGCAGCGAGGTGCTTACAGCGCTCAGTGGCCGGTTGCCGGCGGCCGCCGCAGACCACCTTGCTACCCGCGAATGTGGTGTCGTTAATCACGGTGGTGTGCAGCTGCTGGAATGTGTGTTGGTGGCAGATGCGGGCGATTCTTCCTTTATGCCCCAGGTGCGGTTTGCCGGCATTGGTGCGTTCCCGCCCATGCCGAGCCAGCTCACCGCCCGCTCAGCCATCGCGTTTTGA
- a CDS encoding OmpA family protein, which translates to MQRRILALAALFGAALAPGLAAASENFPISYTTVGVEGSYVDSGNSRNKSAVDDNLANYWEGGLNVTHQFNPNFSLFGQASYAEPETRVNKVDLELWRFSLGGRMHPGKFRLGGWRPFAGGGYSNTNLDIDGGGSKNEDSLYLEGGLQRMLAPRFMFEAGVRARTELEDGYVDGQYFAGIHYLFNRKFPAAPSAEIAPRREPVIAPPKDSDGDGVIDELDKCPNTPQGALVDADGCPKELTREIRETLYVEFELDKTEVREAFYPDIEKLAKVMKQYPTSTILLEGHTDSTGSASYNQRLSKSRADAVMKVLINEFGIMRNRITTSGMGESQPVASNDTPEGRAQNRRVEAVVSGEHTEIMKK; encoded by the coding sequence ATGCAACGACGCATTCTGGCTCTGGCAGCACTGTTTGGCGCAGCCCTTGCTCCCGGCTTGGCCGCAGCTTCTGAGAACTTTCCGATCAGTTACACCACTGTGGGCGTGGAGGGCAGCTATGTTGACTCCGGCAACTCCCGCAATAAATCCGCAGTAGACGATAACCTGGCCAATTACTGGGAGGGCGGCCTTAACGTTACCCACCAGTTCAATCCCAATTTCAGCCTGTTCGGCCAGGCCAGCTATGCCGAGCCGGAAACCCGCGTAAACAAAGTAGATTTGGAGCTATGGCGTTTTTCACTGGGCGGCCGGATGCATCCCGGGAAGTTCCGCCTGGGTGGCTGGCGACCTTTTGCCGGCGGCGGGTACAGCAACACCAACCTGGATATTGACGGTGGTGGCAGCAAGAACGAAGACAGCCTCTATCTGGAGGGTGGCCTTCAGCGCATGCTGGCGCCCCGCTTCATGTTCGAGGCTGGCGTGCGTGCCCGCACCGAGCTGGAAGACGGCTACGTGGACGGCCAGTACTTTGCCGGCATTCACTACCTGTTCAACCGTAAGTTCCCTGCAGCACCCAGCGCTGAGATTGCGCCCCGGCGCGAGCCAGTGATTGCTCCGCCCAAAGACTCTGACGGCGACGGCGTAATCGACGAACTGGACAAGTGCCCCAACACCCCGCAAGGCGCCCTGGTGGATGCCGACGGCTGCCCGAAAGAGCTGACCCGTGAAATTCGGGAGACCCTCTATGTTGAGTTCGAGCTGGACAAAACCGAAGTGCGCGAAGCCTTCTACCCAGACATCGAAAAGCTGGCCAAGGTGATGAAGCAATACCCCACCTCCACAATCCTGCTGGAAGGCCACACCGACAGCACCGGTTCCGCCAGCTACAACCAGCGGCTGTCCAAGAGCCGTGCCGATGCTGTGATGAAGGTGCTGATCAACGAATTCGGCATTATGCGCAACCGGATTACCACATCGGGTATGGGCGAATCCCAACCGGTTGCTTCGAACGACACACCGGAAGGTCGTGCACAGAACCGCCGAGTGGAGGCCGTTGTCTCCGGCGAGCACACCGAAATCATGAAGAAGTAA